The genomic region aatgcGTCGACTTTTTGTGGACCATCCAAATGCTGATgccaattaaaaacataaaattatgtacatatttgctttGACAGGCTAAATATGATACggcttagtaaaaaaaaaaacacctcattTTCCTTATGGTAGTAGGAACTCACTCCATGTCATTTCGTCACTGTTCACCTGTCAATCATCAATCATCACTCAACACTAATGACAATTCAACATTCGACACTCAGCACACGTACAAACCATTTATCATGCGTGTTTAATTTTAGTATCCTACTCTACCACCTCTTTCCAGGTATTCCCGCTACCTTGACTTACATCAACATGGACCATAGTGTAACTGGCTCACCGGAGCTCATTCCATATCCCGATTGGCGTAGCAACACAGCTGGCGATTGTGCAAACAGCATCACCACCGCGTATCGCATTAAGGCGGACGAGTGTGGCCGCCTATGGGTACTTGACACCGGCACTGTTGGCATTGGCAACACCACCACCAATCCATGCCCGTATGCGGTGAACGTCTACGACTTGACCACCAACACACGTATACGCCGTTATGAGTTGCGCGCCGATGACACCAATGCCAACACTTTTGTTGCCAACATCGCTGTGGATATTGGCAAGTCATGCGACGATGCATTCGCTTACTTTTCCGATGAACTCGGCTATGGTTTGATTGCTTATTCGTGGGAACAGAATAAATCGTGGCGTTTTTCGGCGCACTCATACTTCTTCCCGGATCCCTTGCGCGGCGACTACAATATTGCCGGCTTGAACTTCCAATGGGGTGAGGAGGGCATCTTTGGCATGGCACTTTCACCCATACGTTCCGATGGCTATCGTACTATGTTCTTCAGCCCTCTGGCCAGTCATCGTCATTTCGCCGTATCGACGCGCATTTTACGCGATGAGAGTCGTGTCGAAGATAGTTATCATGATTTTGTGGCGCTAGATGAACGTGGCCCCAACTCGCATACGACGGCGCGTGTTATGAGCGATGATGGCATTGAGCTGTACGATTTAATTGATCAAAATGCCGTGGGCTGTTGGCATTCATCGATGCCGTACACACCACAATTTCATGGCATTGTGGATCGGGATGATGTCGGTCTGGTGTTTCCGGCCGATGTGAAGAtcgatgaaaataaaaatgtgtgggTACTCTCCGATCGTATGCCGGTATTTTTGCTCTCCGATCTCGACTACAATGACGTCAACTTCCGCATTTACTCTGCGCCGCTGAGCACTTTGATTGAGAACACCGTCTGCGATATACGTAACAACGCCTATGGGCCATCGAATTCGGTTGGCTCGGTTAGCAGTTTCTATGACACGCCCACGAgtacgaataatatttatgGTCCACATTTGGGTATTGGTGGTGGTAACAAAGTGTACGGTCCACCGAATCCAGTGAATGTGCCGAAACCGCAGACGCGTCTGAACAAACCCTACTTGCCGCCACTGCCTACAAAGCCGGTTGTGCAAGCGGATGTGCCACGTGTCGCTCCGCCAAGCCGCAATTATCTACCGCCATTGATGGGCACTGGCTACACAACGCAGCGCGCCGACTCAGCCAAGGCGTACGTCTTCAACAATGGTCTCACCTATGAAGCTGGTGGACCACATCTGTTTCCGATACAAGCGGAGGGTTTGAAGAACTATGTGACAACTCGCACGTCCGGCTGGTGGATGCAGCGCTGAACGTGGGAACCCCGACAACCTTTTTGCACTTATCATCTAACACCTGAATATGCCAACTTCCAAGCATTCCACTGAAAGAGCATCAACCCGGAAGAAATTTATTTCCCCATACTCGTATACCTATCAGTAATTTTAGAATAGATTGTGTGACTTTGTTGTAACTCCGTGCAAATACCCCGAGGCAACGCTGCACTTTAGTAACAAAGTCTGGCTGTTGCTTCCTAACTGATTCTAGACaagaataaatttgtaaatacttattttatgaatttcgcatccctacctatgtacatacatataaataatgtttaaataatttgtagtGTGAAGAGCCAATGTATTACCTATTAAGAAATGTTCTTTGCGAAATGTTTTCGGAATGAATTTatcgtaaaataaaatgtgttttaattgaAAGTCATCGAGAAAATTCGTTTATGTGGGAAACTGCGGTTGGATTCGAGTTGGGTTAGACGCAAGACACTCCGATGGAGAAAGGGAAAAAGGAAGGCTGTGAGACGACTGGCTaaccaaaaccaaaagaaacaaaaaaaaaatccacaacattttaaatttattgttttatttccttattcactccactcgggagcatagagtcTCGACAAGATTCTTCCATACTGTTTTGGGCTGTTGTTTTTCAGCCGTCGTATGCTATGTTGGCATCTGCTAGtttgcgcaacatcgacctttgcCACGCCACGTCATTGATCTTGGGCCGACCGCGACCTATGCtccccttgcgggttccagtccagtaaATTTTCGTGATTCTATCTGGTGATTTTCTAAGCTGACTTATACTTCggcactttctgcgtttgatttgccataggatggacTCCTCATTCGATGATTTCCATAGCCCATCATAACTGagggtgttcggccagaatattctacagatgatgcggaggcatttgttgacgaaagattgtagtcTCTGTGTGTTAGTGTTAGCGatcagccatgtttcactttcGTACCACAATACTGACTTCATAAATGAGCTGATTATTcgcagtttagtgcgcctggaggtTTGCGAACTCGTTCATCCCGTATGCATTCGTCCGAATGCCCCCTTACTTGGAATTGACTTGTTTATTGCCTACGTGATCAGcccaggtagcagaagcttttgaaaaattccaCCGGACAACCGTCAACCATTATAggtcttgctttattgtggttgaatctcatagccttggtcttggcgatgttgacctccactCCGATAGTGCTTGCCAGCGTGGGTAGTCTGTCCACCTTCGCTTGTATGTCattgagtttgtgagagagaagtcagatgtcatcggcgaagtccaggccTTCAAGATGTTTGGTGAAACTTCCTACGGTGTCTCTTTTGTGCAGAGTCAATGGGCTAATAATGTCAtctaggacgatggcgaagagaaggggcaaCAGAGGACAACTTTGCCTTACGCCGTTGGTGGTGAATGGGTCGCTAACGGAGGCGTTGTGGAGCACTGCCAGTTATGAGCCATATTATCTTAGCCTTATACGATTATGGCTAGAATTTTGTAGGTGGCGTTGTGCAGGGCTATTCGGCGCCAGTTGCCGCAGTCACGCAAATCGCCATTCTTGGGCAGCTTCACGATGACGCCTTTTGTCCAGGACTCGCTGCTAAGAGCATTGTTACTAATTGCTTCAAAGTGTTCTTTCCATCTAGGCATCTGGTGATCATTCGGCATCGCTAGCACGATCTTCAGTGAACTTTTTCTTATCGTTTCTAGCCGATTTTTTTACTTGCTTCGCCACCTCTCTGTAGGCTGGCCGAAGGGAGTTGCCTTTTGAGTTCATTTCTGCGCTGAATGATACCCCAAGTAGTATTAGAGATCCATGATTTGGTATTGGTGGCTTTTACTGTGCCGATTTCCTCTTGAGCGATTTGCCTGAGCGGAACATTTGTAGCTTCCCAATCTTTGTTTTGCTGATTAGCGAGCAGCTTCTACCGAAAGGCTTGCCATTTCTTTTCTGGCCGCAGAATAGCGTAGCAGTTGTACATTGAATGCCCTTTATCTTCCTGCATTTCAGCTTGATCTTGACGTCGCCGGTAATTAGCTTGTGGTCATTGCCTATATCGGATTCCCGTCTATTCCTGACATCAAGTAGCGAGCCTCTTTACTCTTGTCTCACGCAAATATGGTCTATTCGGTTATAAGTAGTCCCACTGGGTGAAATCCAGGTGCATGTATTTATGGATTTCCTTGTGGGGGAAGATTGAGCCACGAATGACAAGCTGAAATATCTCGCACACATAAATTACCCTGCTGCCGTTGTTGTTGCGTGATCCACAACCATGCACGCCCATGGTTTGCTTTAAACCAGAGCAAAATAAACTTAAAGACTAACATACACCTTCACATTGGCAATGAGAATGAAACAGAGTGAGACTCTGTCTGAAGGATAATGAGACCACAGAGCATATCTTATGCAAATATATTGCATCGGCTAAGACAAGACTGCACATCTTTCAACGAGATCAAGTGGATCCGAATGATATCAAAAATACTCCTGTTGCAGATACATATTCTGAAAGTTGTCCACAAGGCGGAACATTTACTGGAAGAATTTGGCTTTCCCAGCCTGAGGCAGGGAATATCTAGGTTGGATTGAAGCGATTGTTCTGTGAGACGCACTAAGACTCTTAGCCCATTGTGATGACGCGTGTGGAACTtgcccctatctctcctaaagcCAGCGTGtgctttccaaaaattttagaatatccctgatttctgcagaactgagagctttcaattcattaaaaaattgtctacctagaatagtaaacctacgtctggatagagctgGATATTGGCACAGAAGGTACGAAATCGTATTTTCCACTTTCTCATTCAGACAACTTCTAtatattaggcagtgccccatCGTAATGGATATCAGtgtgcagaaaaaaaataaaataaaaaaaataaataattggcgcgtacacttctgttaggtgtttggccgagctcctcctcctatttgtggtgtgcgtcttgatgttgttccacaaatggagggacctacagtttcaagccgactccgaacggcaaatatttttatgaggagctttttcatggcagaaatacactcggaggtttgccattgcctgccgaggggcgaccgctattagaaaaatgtttttattaattttgctttcaccgagattcgaaccaacgacctctctgtgaattccgaatggtaatcacgcaccaacccattcggctacggcggccgcggcaGAAACTGTGCTTATTTTAGCTTAGCAGAGATACTGTCCGTTTAGCATTGAGGGCCTCCCATGCCTTCTAGCCTCAAAAGTCTTTGACTTTCTTGTATACCTTCGCTTCCGACACTTTTAGCGGCCTACATTGAAAAAGAACGGCGAAGCTACACAAATTTCCTTGGCAGCTAATGTTTGTCTAAAAACAACGCACCCGAACATGCATCGAATATCATGTAACAATTTTTGACAAAGCATAAAGTCATTAAGCTCCATCAGCCTTCCATCACACAATCCTGACTTTGGGCTCtccccaaaattaaaaattccgtTCAAAAGAAATGAATTCCACGACAAAGAAACAGTCGTGGGCAATGTCCCATGTAAGGACACCCAGTCTCCCATATAATGCAAGCGCATCTACAAAATTCGAGAGATGAGGCTTTGTGAACCTTAGAAGCTAGCTTAAGCGTCTCCGATCCGTGGTCaatggcatgaaaaagctcctcataaaaaatatctggcgttcggagtcggtttaaaatagTTGGtcccaatttgtggaacaagatcAAGACGCCTGCCACAAATAGGCGGAagagctcgcccaaacacctaacagaagtatacgcgcaatattttttttatttaattgctatttttctaaatcattttaaataaatatttatcattttttccattaattacggaaaaatataaaaagtttattttgttataaaaataaataaataaaaactcgcTTTCTTTCGAAATccacttcaaacatttttacttgccaaatatttttatatgaaaagatTTATGAGACaaactgtacatatgtacgttttaCTTTAACATATTTCGCGCCACTTTTATTCCTAAAGTGAGGCAGTTTtgttcatacacacacacatacacttcgGCTTGGTCTTTACTCCAtttattttactgaaaaattttaaatcgctTCATCTGGCAACCGCTTGAAGGGCGAAGTAATGCAGAACAACAAATTCATTGCATACATCTGGGCGCAAGCAATTTACTTCAAGTTAGTGGTGAAGGCTTTCCATTGTTTCTTTTTGGCTGTGTTTCCATTGCGTGCTTTTAGGCTGACATATGAAGTTTTAAACAATGCTGGCCGAGGCGCAAAATTTACTTCTAACTGGAGTTTGTACATTAAAGAGGttttgtggcgcaaaattaatcacacaaTCTTGGGTTTGAATaaagtttttggtaaaaaaaacaaaattaatataaaaactaaaaagaaataataaaattaaaaatgaaattaaaaaagaaataacatatattaacaaaaaaatgaaagaaaaacaaaatttaaataaaaattaaaattaaaaaattaagaagaaataaaaataataaaacaattataaataaaatttaaaaaaatatttaaaaatttaaagataaaaattaaaaaatttaaaacactaaaaaaaatttgaaagaataaaaaagtttaaaaactattgtttaataaagatgaaaataaaataaaaaatataagtaaaaaaaaaataaaaaaaattaaagaggttttgcggtgcaaaattaatcataataataacaataataaaacaattagaaaaaagttaaaaaaaatgtttaaaataaaaaaaaaaaattaaaatattaaaaaaaaatttgatttaaaaaaaatttataacaattaaaaaattaaaaaaaaattgtaagcataaattaaaataataaaaaaactaagtaaaaaaaaaataaagaaagtaagGAGGTTTTAtgatgcaaaattaatcatacaattttgggtttgaataacttttttaataaaacagaaaaaaaatatataaaaaaaaaataaagcattaaataaaaaaaaaatagaaataaaataaagaaaaaaataaaaaaattagaaaaataattttaaaaattaaaaaaaatatttatataaaaaaattaaaaaaaaaatgtttaatgaaaattaatataataaaaaatataagtaaaaaaagataaacatttttttttaattaaaaaaaattaaaaatacgttaaaaaaattataagaatatatataaaaaaattaaaaatattaaaaaaaaaaattaaaatataaaaattcaaacaaaattaaaaaaaaaattaaaaataaaagttaaagttgaaaataaaaaataaaaaagaaatgaaaaaaatatagaacaaattaaaaaaatatatataaaaacataaaaaaaaacttaaaaagtaaaaaaaaaataaaaaagtataaataaataaaaaaataaataaataacaaaaatttaaaaaaattaaaataacaaaaatacaagtaaacaagaattaaaaacaataaaaaaaatttaaaaaaaaatattttaagtgacgGTAATCTTTTCTTATTAATCTTAATCTTCATTTATGCTTACGCGTTCCATTGCTTTTCTGTGTTTGACGTGCGacgttatttgcaaaaattataaatcttcctgtagggtgattaattttgcgccactttattTAAGCAGTAGTATGTATCTGCcatactttcttttatttttaattgcaagTGCAATTAGAGCAGAGctcacgcgcacacacacacacgcatgcatcTTCGCTGccttattaaatttcatatttaacctaatttcattcaaaaaatttactctCACTTGCGATTTATCACCGCATCACGGCCGTCAAAATTCACACTAAATTATGTGTAAATTAGCCATTATCAGCATTGTAGTGTTGGTGATAACATCAGGCTACTATCTCTCAAATTAACCAGCATCACCTACAACACCAAAACAGAGAAATGAAGTCCTTGCCCTGTACTTGCAGATGTAGACATGCCAAGCAGTGCGCCTGCGCAGAGGCTTTGCCGAGATATTTGTCGAAAATTGCAAGTTAACGATCTGTTGCATTTTGCTGCGATGCTGGCGATAAAAGTAcggactacaaaaacaacagcgaatacacataaatacatttgcttattttttcaatCAATACGTGCCACACTCATTTATGATTTATATCAAAGTAGCAGGCGAAAAAATTTACACGCTTTTTCGTACACCAGTGGGCGTGTCCGTGTTGTCGACTTTCATAAGACAAACAAAGGCGAAAGTTTTGCTCCATATGAATACTGATTATGCTTAAGTTGTTTGTTTAACTGGCGCAagcgaaaattttgaatgaacTGTTAAAAACAATAGCAAAGTAAACAGAGAGGGCAAACAAGCAGGGTTCGAACGCAGATTGCTGGCATATTGGCCGTCACTGCCCACTTCCACTGGCACTGCCACAACTACCattgccactgccactgccactgcctcAACCGCAACATAACACCTAATCAAGAAGATGCAAAATTTAACGCCACAAGTGGCGGAGGCAACACTTCGTTGGCCAGCAGGTAACCAAATAACAGGCAACAGTTGGCGCGGTCAACAGTAGCTGCAACAACAATCGCTATAATttgagtaaaaacaaaaacaaaaaaacgtaaaaaaataaaaaaaaaattaaataaaaataaccaaaaataaaatcaccAACAAAACCTACAAATCAACAAGATTGACCGCAACAAATTTTTGGGCCGAGTATCGGTCTCTATGTCTGGCTGTCTGTGCATCGTTTGAGCTGCTGCTGGTGGTCAGTGGCTGGTTAAAATTTATTGGAACACATTTTAGCTCTGGGAAATTAACAaagtttgcttttgttgttgtttgccaGTCGCTTAAAGTAAATATTCAgcgaatttatttgtattgcaaCGAGCGACACGTAGTAGACAAGGCGCAGTGGCTAATTTGTGGTTGGAAAGTAGCCCTCATGATTTGCATGCAGCTCTGCTCCTAAATTAACTATAACCAGCAAACGAATTCAGTGCCGCCGCCTTTTGTCTTGCAAACTGCGTGAGtaaattatagaaattttcGCTTGCGCAGCGGAAGGCTACGCTATACGTATACGCGGTGTGGCATTAAGAGCGATGAGTTTATAGCGAAAAAGTGGCACATTCTAATCTGATGCGGAGCTAAGCCCATCATTAGtggtttttaacaattttatatatttttttgtttatttttatttttattttttttcttaggtTTTTAATGGGTTTTGCATCCCGCACTGGCTATTGACCCTTTCGCACATTCATCCGATTTGCATGCCATAAATCCAAGTGCTACCTAGCGCATTCTAAATTAGCTGCTTGCCAAATTAACGCACGAGCGGAAGCTGTACAAGTGTGCTGCCCTTACAAATTGTTATCCTGTCGCTAGTTGCTAATCGTTGATGTGTTGTTGATTTttcgaatctttttttttggtttgtttatggCTGTAAAGTGGCCAATTTGCAGTATGTTGTTTCGAAATGCCTGCTGTATTAAGATTTCAACTGCCAGCAGTGACAACAAAATAGATGGCAAGTGTTGATATATTGCGGCCTTTGGATGGCTGGTTAGGCAGCGCACGAAAGACTTATGCAGCGAACTTGTTTTTAAAATCATGAGAACGAATTCATGTCAAGtcatccaagtattttggacactGTTGTCGGATTtcatgaaaattggtttatttgcggACTTGAATATAAGGAGAAGTAAacgggaaaattaaaaaaacactttttagttaaaaaaaataaaaaaaaaaaatttaaataatttttttaattgaaatagtttttgattgagactcgatgaaacgacaccaaaaagaagaagaaaaaagatatacgtatatatatgtatgtatagaaaatgcttcattaccaggcacacagaaggatggcataagcaaatttaaatttgtgaatttatatatgtatgtatatatgcggatatatgtatatatgctgtgtgtatgtacatatgtgcctcgccacagcaaaacatacggtaaaatttctcaagaaatccagcgcgcattcataggcacagcgcacattcataggcacagcattgaacgtacagtagggcgggtcgatttaaaaattgctcattgctctatgaaaatcgtattctagggatcaaaataagaaactttgccgaaggaaccatacctctaaaacgaattctgatgtcccccaatttcaaaatatcaccatttttggcctttacatgaaaaaatcagctaatggcattatttttatttatttataatattatccattttttctcttaagaaatttatttagtcagaacatatgtaaatgaatgaatgtgagttatagaaaagaaactaaaaagttcgacccatattgggggacatcagaaatcgttttagaggtatgattccttcggcaaaatttcttattctgatccctagaatatgattttcacagagcaatgggcgatttttttgccttcccacaaatcgacccggcctaatgtacagtaaccttgaacaggcagctgcggttgtcgagcatttagaaacatatatttacatacatatatgggtgcaaacatatttacggagccgcgggcactcgacttgacaaaaattgaatattggcaaataattctacgcgaaatattccaatattgactattttcgaattgtcgagtaattagcatatgggcggctcgttttatgaatgaaagtaatatacttgctcttagaactatgagctcgaatttataaatcaattttttgatgatgagtttttgttgcacagtacaatagttgaaactgttcggcgccgccgcgactgttcagcgctatggcaactaggatgatggccgctacgcctgcgcctattaatgtattatgttcttgtagtcgctaggcatagaattttagctttggacgacatacacatttataggaataaagtgagtggcctgttgtgcggttgtatgtagatgcatatgtgtatattaataagcattgttttgctgtaagttcagaatacaaatatgtatgtacgtacataggctaggccatagtatagcatacatacatatgtataaaaaattcaaaccaagcgtcctacgaatgtttgcgtgtatgttagtacgtctgtgtattatacgcgttacgacgctcataatagcaaccgcgtgtgctgtattgcgtccgtatttttatattcgtaaatattttcatttttaaatatttaccgcaattatgccgaaaaataatgcagaaaagtgtcgtgaatatcgacagaaaaaaaaaatcaataaatagcatcacggaattcattcacgaaaatttaataaagtatacaccagaagtatcgcggatacttagaaaagattatgataaagttccaatgattttaagtggcgattgtaacgtaaattttgcattgaacacacattgactttctcaatacaacattcaatttaaaaatatgtaacgatcgcactgaatcgacaacacgatcaaaaacaacaattgacgcggtatttcaaagatatgttgacaacatc from Anastrepha obliqua isolate idAnaObli1 chromosome 2, idAnaObli1_1.0, whole genome shotgun sequence harbors:
- the LOC129237131 gene encoding protein yellow; this encodes MNANLRSPIFCLAVLLCLVAHARATYKLQERYSWTQLDFAFPSANLKQQALASGDYVPQNALPVGVEHWGNRLFVTVPRWRDGIPATLTYINMDHSVTGSPELIPYPDWRSNTAGDCANSITTAYRIKADECGRLWVLDTGTVGIGNTTTNPCPYAVNVYDLTTNTRIRRYELRADDTNANTFVANIAVDIGKSCDDAFAYFSDELGYGLIAYSWEQNKSWRFSAHSYFFPDPLRGDYNIAGLNFQWGEEGIFGMALSPIRSDGYRTMFFSPLASHRHFAVSTRILRDESRVEDSYHDFVALDERGPNSHTTARVMSDDGIELYDLIDQNAVGCWHSSMPYTPQFHGIVDRDDVGLVFPADVKIDENKNVWVLSDRMPVFLLSDLDYNDVNFRIYSAPLSTLIENTVCDIRNNAYGPSNSVGSVSSFYDTPTSTNNIYGPHLGIGGGNKVYGPPNPVNVPKPQTRLNKPYLPPLPTKPVVQADVPRVAPPSRNYLPPLMGTGYTTQRADSAKAYVFNNGLTYEAGGPHLFPIQAEGLKNYVTTRTSGWWMQR